The proteins below are encoded in one region of Halorhodospira halochloris:
- a CDS encoding class I SAM-dependent DNA methyltransferase — protein sequence MTQQDTLDVAESIEAFLARWQGVTGTEQANSQLFLTELCHVLGLPTPEPAGDDPQLNAYVFERRLHEHAPDGSTRTRRIDLYRRGCFVLESKKLRQGEHTAGWDKALTRAFQQAEGYARALPAWEGRPPFLLIVDVGRVLEFYSEFSRSGGNYVPYPNPNQHRIRLEDLRDPEIRERLRLVWLDPDALDLSKHAARVTQRISGDLAKLARSLEKEGYEVERVSRFLMRAMFTMFAEDIGLIPNGRYQEMLREVRQRPEVFPDAMRALWERMRDGGFESRWLVRIPQFNGNLFDEINPIPLNEEQIDLLIKAAAHDWTEVEPAIFGTLLERALDPKERHKLGAHYTPRSYVERLVMPTVIEPLREEWADVQAQAAMLISQGKEKDALAAVERFFGRLLEVRVLDPACGSGNFLYVSMEALKRLEGEVLEMLSELRGGQAWFDVEGMTVDPHQFLGLEINPWAAHITEMVLWIGYVQWHYRIHGRVDNLPEPILRRFHNIEHRDALIEYDDVEPMLDEHGEPVTIWDGSTRPSPVTGEPIPDETCRRAVYRYINPRRAAWPEADYIVGNPPFIGASTMRRALGDGYVDAVRVVYKGEVPESADFVMYWWHLAAGKVRQGQAQRFGFITTNSLRQTFNRRVLEPHLNDAKRPLSLLFAIPDHPWVDSSDGAAVRIAMTVGAAGEQAGVLRQVTQEQEADDEARNVNLSRREGRVFADLTIGANVAGAVLLHANRNVSQRGFELGNSGFIVTPEEAKSLQYDDHLPIAEIIRAYRNGRDLTQSPRGVMVIDLFGWSLDEVRKRYPGVYQWILERVKPEREHNRDPRLRERWWLHRRLREDLRIMLSGVNRYIATVETTKHRVFTFLDANILPDNMLINIAIDDAWCLGILSSRLHVTWTLAAGGTLEDRPRYNKTRCFETFPFPDAKSGGSANIRDLAERLDGHRKRQQAEHPDITLTGIYNVMEKVRAGEKLTKKERTIHEQGLVSVLAELHEELDRAVFAAYGWDDLADSLIGRPGATTPRSDKPEDQEKAEQELLQRLVDLNAKRAAEEARGHVRWLRPEFQAPDEAHKETSEVDHKPGQAEVVAEPVAETSGKKHSFPKDTGRRIRAVRNALAEGPQTTESIAARYSHRPRKAVRAALEALEAIGMASHEGELWWET from the coding sequence ATGACTCAACAGGATACACTGGATGTCGCCGAGTCAATCGAGGCATTTCTTGCGCGCTGGCAGGGCGTGACCGGCACTGAGCAGGCCAACTCCCAACTTTTTCTCACCGAGCTCTGCCACGTCTTGGGCCTACCTACCCCGGAGCCTGCTGGGGATGATCCGCAGCTCAACGCCTATGTCTTCGAGCGCCGGCTCCATGAGCACGCCCCGGATGGTTCGACGCGTACTCGGCGGATTGATCTCTACCGACGCGGCTGTTTTGTTCTTGAGTCTAAAAAACTGCGCCAGGGTGAGCACACTGCCGGCTGGGACAAAGCACTTACTCGAGCCTTTCAGCAAGCCGAGGGCTATGCCCGAGCCTTACCAGCATGGGAGGGACGACCACCTTTCTTGTTAATAGTAGATGTGGGTCGGGTGCTCGAGTTTTATTCCGAGTTTTCCCGCAGTGGCGGTAACTATGTACCGTATCCGAATCCCAATCAGCACAGAATACGTCTAGAGGATCTTCGAGATCCGGAGATACGAGAGCGTCTTCGTCTCGTTTGGCTCGATCCAGACGCCTTAGACCTATCCAAACATGCGGCGCGTGTTACCCAGCGAATTAGTGGCGACTTGGCAAAGCTCGCCCGTTCTTTGGAGAAGGAAGGGTATGAGGTTGAAAGAGTCTCTAGGTTCCTGATGCGGGCGATGTTCACCATGTTCGCTGAGGACATTGGCCTCATACCTAATGGCCGCTATCAGGAAATGCTTAGGGAGGTGCGTCAAAGGCCTGAGGTGTTCCCGGATGCGATGCGCGCTTTGTGGGAACGTATGCGTGATGGTGGCTTTGAATCTCGCTGGTTGGTACGTATTCCGCAGTTCAACGGGAATCTTTTTGATGAGATCAATCCCATACCTCTAAATGAAGAGCAAATCGACTTACTAATCAAAGCGGCCGCCCACGATTGGACCGAGGTGGAACCGGCGATATTCGGCACATTGCTGGAGCGAGCTTTAGATCCAAAGGAGAGGCACAAGCTCGGGGCACATTACACACCTCGCTCTTATGTCGAACGCCTGGTAATGCCGACCGTCATAGAACCGTTGCGTGAAGAGTGGGCCGATGTGCAGGCGCAGGCTGCGATGCTCATCTCTCAGGGCAAAGAAAAGGACGCCCTTGCGGCTGTGGAACGCTTCTTCGGTAGGCTTCTAGAGGTCCGAGTTCTTGATCCGGCATGCGGCTCGGGCAACTTCCTTTATGTCAGCATGGAGGCCCTTAAGCGTCTTGAGGGTGAGGTCTTAGAGATGCTCTCCGAGCTTCGAGGTGGGCAAGCCTGGTTTGATGTCGAAGGTATGACAGTAGACCCTCACCAATTCCTCGGCCTCGAGATAAATCCATGGGCAGCACATATTACAGAAATGGTGCTCTGGATCGGCTATGTGCAGTGGCACTACCGCATACATGGCCGTGTGGACAACCTACCTGAACCCATTCTGCGCCGGTTTCACAACATCGAGCACCGAGATGCGCTGATCGAGTACGACGATGTGGAGCCCATGCTCGATGAACACGGTGAGCCGGTCACGATCTGGGACGGCAGCACCAGACCCTCGCCGGTTACGGGTGAGCCGATTCCCGACGAGACCTGCCGCAGAGCAGTCTACCGCTATATCAATCCCCGTCGCGCTGCATGGCCGGAGGCTGACTATATCGTCGGCAACCCGCCGTTCATTGGCGCTTCGACCATGCGCCGTGCCTTAGGAGATGGCTACGTGGATGCTGTACGTGTTGTCTACAAAGGTGAGGTGCCGGAGTCAGCGGATTTCGTCATGTACTGGTGGCACCTAGCAGCTGGAAAAGTGCGACAGGGGCAGGCTCAGAGATTCGGCTTTATCACCACTAACAGCTTGCGGCAGACTTTCAACCGGCGTGTGTTGGAACCGCACTTGAATGACGCCAAAAGGCCCCTGTCCCTGCTATTTGCCATTCCTGATCACCCTTGGGTCGATAGCAGTGATGGAGCGGCGGTAAGGATCGCCATGACCGTTGGTGCAGCTGGTGAGCAGGCCGGGGTGCTGCGGCAGGTGACGCAAGAGCAGGAAGCCGATGATGAGGCCCGGAACGTGAATCTGTCCCGCAGGGAAGGCCGCGTGTTTGCAGATCTAACCATTGGGGCGAATGTGGCGGGGGCAGTATTGTTGCACGCCAATCGCAACGTGAGCCAAAGGGGATTCGAACTGGGCAACTCAGGCTTTATTGTTACACCTGAAGAAGCCAAATCATTGCAATACGACGACCATTTACCTATCGCAGAAATCATCCGTGCATATCGAAATGGTCGAGATCTCACTCAAAGCCCACGCGGGGTCATGGTTATCGACCTGTTTGGGTGGTCTCTCGATGAAGTCCGTAAACGATACCCCGGTGTGTATCAATGGATATTGGAGCGGGTTAAACCCGAACGTGAGCACAATCGTGATCCGAGGCTCAGAGAGCGGTGGTGGTTGCATCGTCGTTTGCGTGAGGATTTGAGAATCATGCTGAGCGGCGTTAACCGCTACATCGCAACTGTCGAAACCACCAAGCACCGCGTTTTCACGTTCCTAGATGCCAACATCCTGCCGGATAACATGTTGATAAATATTGCCATTGATGACGCTTGGTGCCTTGGTATTCTTTCCTCTCGGCTGCATGTGACATGGACGCTTGCTGCAGGAGGAACCCTAGAAGATCGTCCCCGTTACAATAAAACCCGCTGCTTTGAAACCTTCCCATTCCCCGATGCGAAATCGGGGGGCAGCGCTAATATCCGCGACTTGGCAGAACGCCTAGATGGCCACCGCAAACGCCAACAGGCAGAGCATCCTGACATTACCCTGACCGGCATATACAACGTCATGGAGAAGGTTCGCGCCGGAGAGAAGCTGACCAAGAAGGAGCGCACGATACACGAGCAGGGTTTGGTCTCCGTGCTCGCAGAGCTTCACGAAGAGCTTGACCGAGCGGTATTTGCCGCCTATGGCTGGGATGATCTTGCGGACTCTCTCATTGGCCGCCCAGGTGCAACTACGCCGCGCTCGGACAAGCCCGAGGATCAGGAAAAGGCTGAGCAGGAGCTTTTGCAGCGCCTCGTGGATCTCAATGCGAAGCGGGCTGCTGAGGAGGCGCGCGGGCATGTGCGCTGGCTGCGCCCCGAGTTCCAAGCG